From Carassius auratus strain Wakin chromosome 33, ASM336829v1, whole genome shotgun sequence, the proteins below share one genomic window:
- the LOC113052637 gene encoding hippocampus abundant transcript 1 protein-like isoform X2: protein MLFKHIRRSVGRPKVAHAVVVIFLEFFAWGLLTTPMLTVLQITFPQHTFLVNGLIQGIKGFLSFMSAPLIGALSDVWGRKSFLLLTVFFTCAPIPLMRLSPWCFFALMSVSGLFAVTFSVIFAYVADITEEHERSTAYGLVSATFAASLVTSPAIGAFLSLRYGDSVVVLLATVIALADILFVLLVVPESLPDKMRLPSWGSPISWEQADPFASLRKVGKDSTVLLICVTVFLSYLPEAGQYSSFFLYLGQVINFSSEAIAGFIAMVGILSIGAQTLLLSVLMKKIGNKSTVLLGLGFQLLQLAWYGFGSEPWMMWAAGAVAALSSITFPSVSALVSRCTDPDQQGAVQGMITGIRGLCNGLGPALFGFIFFLFNVELKELSPVEQNPVTPDTEEKRVIPGPPFLFGACTVLLALLVAVFIPSQHAPAVQTCNTRVMMESAISVTENGSVPVSDEDNEPLLQDSSL, encoded by the exons CGCAGTGTCGGCCGGCCGAAGGTGGCTCATGCCGTGGTGGTGATCTTCTTGGAGTTTTTCGCCTGGGGTCTCCTGACCACCCCAATGCTGACC GTTCTGCAGATAACTTTTCCGCAGCACACGTTCCTCGTGAACGGACTCATTCAGGGCATCAAG GGGTTTCTGTCGTTCATGAGCGCTCCTCTGATCGGTGCCTTGTCTGATGTTTGGGGCAGAAAGAGCTTCCTGCTGCTCACAGTGTTTTTCACCTGCGCCCCCATCCCACTAATGAGGCTCAGCCCATG GTGTTTCTTTGCTCTGATGTCTGTCTCGGGGCTTTTCGCTGTTACATTCTCTGTGATATTTGCGTATGTGGCTGATATTACAGAAGAGCATGAAAGAAGCACAGCGTATGGACTG GTGTCTGCGACGTTTGCGGCGAGTTTAGTGACGAGTCCGGCGATAGGAGCGTTCCTGTCCCTGCGCTACGGAGACAGTGTGGTGGTTCTTCTGGCCACCGTCATCGCTCTGGCTGATATTCTGTTCGTCCTGCTGGTGGTCCCCGAGTCCCTGCCGGACAAGATGAGACTGCCCTCGTGGGGTTCACCCATTTCCTGGGAGCAGGCCGATCCTTTCGCT tctctGAGGAAGGTGGGGAAAGACTCCACAGTGCTGCTGATCTGTGTCACCGTCTTCCTGTCGTATCTCCCCGAGGCCGGGCAGTACTCCAGCTTCTTCCTCTATTTGGGACAG GTCATTAACTTCTCGTCCGAAGCGATTGCAGGGTTTATTGCGATGGTGGGAATCCTGTCCATCGGAGCACAG ACGTTACTGTTAAGCGTTCTGATGAAGAAGATTGGGAATAAAAGCACCGTTCTGCTGGGACTGGGGTTTCAGTTGCTCCAGCTGGCCTGGTACGGCTTCGGCTCTGAACcatg GATGATGTGGGCGGCCGGTGCCGTCGCTGCCTTGTCCAGCATCACCTTTCCTTCTGTGAGCGCGCTGGTGTCTCGATGCACGGATCCCGACCAGCAGG gagcgGTTCAGGGCATGATCACAGGAATCCGAGGTCTGTGTAATGGACTCGGTCCGGCTCTGTTCGGATTCATCTTCTTCCTCTTCAACGTGGAGCTGAAGGAGCTGAGCCCCGTGGAGCAGAACCCCGTTACGCCGGACACTGAGGAG AAGCGTGTGATTCCTGGTCCTCCGTTCCTGTTCGGAGCGTGTACGGTTCTTCTGGCTCTGCTGGTGGCGGTGTTCATTCCCTCTCAACACGCTCCGGCCGTGCAGACGTGTAACACGCGTGTGATGATGGAGTCTGCGATCAGCGTCACGGAGAACGGATCTGTTCCTGTGAGCGACGAAGACAACGAGCCTCTTTTACAGGACAGTAGTTTATAA
- the LOC113052637 gene encoding hippocampus abundant transcript 1 protein-like isoform X1: MLFKHIRQRSVGRPKVAHAVVVIFLEFFAWGLLTTPMLTVLQITFPQHTFLVNGLIQGIKGFLSFMSAPLIGALSDVWGRKSFLLLTVFFTCAPIPLMRLSPWCFFALMSVSGLFAVTFSVIFAYVADITEEHERSTAYGLVSATFAASLVTSPAIGAFLSLRYGDSVVVLLATVIALADILFVLLVVPESLPDKMRLPSWGSPISWEQADPFASLRKVGKDSTVLLICVTVFLSYLPEAGQYSSFFLYLGQVINFSSEAIAGFIAMVGILSIGAQTLLLSVLMKKIGNKSTVLLGLGFQLLQLAWYGFGSEPWMMWAAGAVAALSSITFPSVSALVSRCTDPDQQGAVQGMITGIRGLCNGLGPALFGFIFFLFNVELKELSPVEQNPVTPDTEEKRVIPGPPFLFGACTVLLALLVAVFIPSQHAPAVQTCNTRVMMESAISVTENGSVPVSDEDNEPLLQDSSL; encoded by the exons CAGCGCAGTGTCGGCCGGCCGAAGGTGGCTCATGCCGTGGTGGTGATCTTCTTGGAGTTTTTCGCCTGGGGTCTCCTGACCACCCCAATGCTGACC GTTCTGCAGATAACTTTTCCGCAGCACACGTTCCTCGTGAACGGACTCATTCAGGGCATCAAG GGGTTTCTGTCGTTCATGAGCGCTCCTCTGATCGGTGCCTTGTCTGATGTTTGGGGCAGAAAGAGCTTCCTGCTGCTCACAGTGTTTTTCACCTGCGCCCCCATCCCACTAATGAGGCTCAGCCCATG GTGTTTCTTTGCTCTGATGTCTGTCTCGGGGCTTTTCGCTGTTACATTCTCTGTGATATTTGCGTATGTGGCTGATATTACAGAAGAGCATGAAAGAAGCACAGCGTATGGACTG GTGTCTGCGACGTTTGCGGCGAGTTTAGTGACGAGTCCGGCGATAGGAGCGTTCCTGTCCCTGCGCTACGGAGACAGTGTGGTGGTTCTTCTGGCCACCGTCATCGCTCTGGCTGATATTCTGTTCGTCCTGCTGGTGGTCCCCGAGTCCCTGCCGGACAAGATGAGACTGCCCTCGTGGGGTTCACCCATTTCCTGGGAGCAGGCCGATCCTTTCGCT tctctGAGGAAGGTGGGGAAAGACTCCACAGTGCTGCTGATCTGTGTCACCGTCTTCCTGTCGTATCTCCCCGAGGCCGGGCAGTACTCCAGCTTCTTCCTCTATTTGGGACAG GTCATTAACTTCTCGTCCGAAGCGATTGCAGGGTTTATTGCGATGGTGGGAATCCTGTCCATCGGAGCACAG ACGTTACTGTTAAGCGTTCTGATGAAGAAGATTGGGAATAAAAGCACCGTTCTGCTGGGACTGGGGTTTCAGTTGCTCCAGCTGGCCTGGTACGGCTTCGGCTCTGAACcatg GATGATGTGGGCGGCCGGTGCCGTCGCTGCCTTGTCCAGCATCACCTTTCCTTCTGTGAGCGCGCTGGTGTCTCGATGCACGGATCCCGACCAGCAGG gagcgGTTCAGGGCATGATCACAGGAATCCGAGGTCTGTGTAATGGACTCGGTCCGGCTCTGTTCGGATTCATCTTCTTCCTCTTCAACGTGGAGCTGAAGGAGCTGAGCCCCGTGGAGCAGAACCCCGTTACGCCGGACACTGAGGAG AAGCGTGTGATTCCTGGTCCTCCGTTCCTGTTCGGAGCGTGTACGGTTCTTCTGGCTCTGCTGGTGGCGGTGTTCATTCCCTCTCAACACGCTCCGGCCGTGCAGACGTGTAACACGCGTGTGATGATGGAGTCTGCGATCAGCGTCACGGAGAACGGATCTGTTCCTGTGAGCGACGAAGACAACGAGCCTCTTTTACAGGACAGTAGTTTATAA